In bacterium, the genomic stretch TCTCGAAGACGCGGCGCCGAAGATGGCGAATAGTCTCCTGCAGGTGACGGCTATTCTGCACGCTGTGCGCCGCCGGGAGACACGGCCGCGGCCCCCGGCTTTCGGGGCAGGGAGTATTTCTCCATCCGGTAGAGCAACAGGTGGCGCGGGACCCTCAGCAGGTGCGCCGCGCGGCTCTGGTTCCAGCCGCTGCGGCGCAACGCCTGGAGGATGAGGGCCTTCTCGGCTTCCTCCAGCGGGACCCCCTCCCCGGGGAACGTGAACGAGAAGCCGCCGGGGTCCAGCCCCGGCGCGGCCGGGCGCGGCGCGCGGATCTTCTCAGGGAGGTCCTCGACACGGATGAGATCGGGCTCGCCCAGCACCAGCAACCGCTCGATCGTGTTCTCGAGCTCGCGCACGTTGCCCTTCCAGGGGTATCGCGCGAGCGCGCGCAGCAGCTTCGCCTGCAGGTCGACGGGCAGCTCGGCGACCTCATCCAGCAGGAGGGTGCCGCGGCCGGCCTCCTCGAAGCGGCCCTTCTTGTCGCGCACCGCCCCGGTGAAGGCGCCCTTCTTGGGCGGGGAACTCTACCAGGCTATCGCCACATCGGGGGCGCAGGCGGTCATTCTCGCGGCGGTGGAAGCGGAAGGCTCCCTGCTCGTCCGTGAACTCGCGAGCCTGCCGCCGACCGAGCGTCTGCCGGTGATCAGCCACTGGGACTGATCAGACGGGGACATCGTTGGCGATGCTCTCGCTGAGTTCGGGCAGTCCGAGGACCTGGGGATGGTTCTGCGGGGCGGCGAGACCGTCTTGTACTCGGCGAACAACTCATCCGGCGGCACTTCCCGGGGGCTCCGCATGAACCTTCAAGTCAAGGCCCCCGTCGAGGAACTCGGACCGGAGATCGAAATCGCCGACCGCCGACCGATCCATCTGGGTGGCTTCGTCACCATCTACGTGATGTCCGCTCTGGGCCTTCTTGTCCTGGCCGTCTTTCCGGCGTGCCGCATCGCTCTGTTCATTGGCGGTCTGTTCCGTCAACAGGCGGTCGGCGCGCTTCCAGCGCGGCCCAGAAGAATCCGTCGGGGGAGGGTCACACTCCCCCGACGGATCAGTGAATCAAAAACTGATCGTCCCTCTTGCCCTGGTCGTCACCGCGATCAGGCTCATCGCTCCGGCCGGCGACACGCCTTCCACCAGCTCCTGTGGGGAGATCTTCTTGTTTGCCATCGTCTGGGTGCAGCACTGTATCTCCACCCCCATCTCCAACGCCTCCTGCAGTCGCTGGGCAGTGGACGGCAAGCCCGGCCGCGGCGTCTCCCGGGCCGCGATGGCTCCCTTCACCATCACCTCGACCGCACCCTGAATGCAATAGAGAATGGTCTGGAAGTCGGCCGAAGCCGCCAGCGAGGCGAACATCAGCGCTGACCGGACCCGCTCCTCGTTCTCGAAGCCCGAGGCGCAGACGATCGCGAAGAGCGGCTGCTCGGTACAGGACCGGCGCTCATCAACGCTTGTCTGACCGAGCAGCTGCATCACAAGACCTCCACTTCCGTGCCGATCTTGACCGGCCGCGAGAGCGTGAGCCCGACCGGAGAGGTGGCCACCACGTGCGCGTGGAGCTGGCGAAGCGCCTCCGCCGTGGCGTCCGCCTTGATCTTCACCTTCACGTCGATGGTCTTGAAGCCGGGGAGCTTGTCCATCTTCAAATTCTCCGGAGCCTCGAGGCCAAGAAAGCCGGGAAGGTCGATTTCGCCTTCGAGATCGATCTTGAGGTCGTGGATCTTGATCCCGCGAACTGCTGCATTCATCGCGTAGCCGATCGAGAGGCAGGCTCCGTAGGCCTGGAGGACCATCTCGACGGGATTGGCCGCCAAGTTGGTGCCGCAGAGCATTTCCGGCTCGTCCACCTGGAGCGTGAACTCGCGCGAGCACGTCTCGACTTTGAAGCCCCCTTTCCATGTGGTGGACGCCTTCCAGATCGTCTTGCCCATTTCCCACTTCTGCTTGACCGCCTCGACTACCTTGACCAGGTTGTCCACTTCCAGCCCGTTGAGCACCGCCATTGCCGTTCCCTCCGTTAAAGGTTCGCGCAGGGATAATGCATCGCTCATG encodes the following:
- a CDS encoding DsrE family protein; its protein translation is MQLLGQTSVDERRSCTEQPLFAIVCASGFENEERVRSALMFASLAASADFQTILYCIQGAVEVMVKGAIAARETPRPGLPSTAQRLQEALEMGVEIQCCTQTMANKKISPQELVEGVSPAGAMSLIAVTTRARGTISF
- a CDS encoding helix-turn-helix domain-containing protein; translated protein: MRDKKGRFEEAGRGTLLLDEVAELPVDLQAKLLRALARYPWKGNVRELENTIERLLVLGEPDLIRVEDLPEKIRAPRPAAPGLDPGGFSFTFPGEGVPLEEAEKALILQALRRSGWNQSRAAHLLRVPRHLLLYRMEKYSLPRKPGAAAVSPGGAQRAE
- a CDS encoding OsmC family protein, translating into MAVLNGLEVDNLVKVVEAVKQKWEMGKTIWKASTTWKGGFKVETCSREFTLQVDEPEMLCGTNLAANPVEMVLQAYGACLSIGYAMNAAVRGIKIHDLKIDLEGEIDLPGFLGLEAPENLKMDKLPGFKTIDVKVKIKADATAEALRQLHAHVVATSPVGLTLSRPVKIGTEVEVL